A genomic window from Carassius carassius chromosome 29, fCarCar2.1, whole genome shotgun sequence includes:
- the si:ch73-43g23.1 gene encoding mucin-3A has product MERWVLEGDSYSFLRSAPHTFNLQSHERPNRVEIFDITSIPSHHNAISETTCLCDIFGDEGESPSLSSSPSSATFIRREVDQSIVVDDTNDSLGSYHTANGSDLSDNAEVTYNTPSPENTPDFSTPETRESCSPPTKSPILSDSKNGLNQLHCTPSASKVNSNDLSHTDNWEESQVSVITAPVNETAITNASEPQYVNSTPATTLINPAKKPSNPTSCSSEEKEPAVFEQEEINKTPQHISTSPFLDQQTFESDCESLAASPLKQKVVMSSEDKESMVYCSPQEQNILFVQGTMKSGSVSELSNPSPTECSLMQDMFTSSSNKDINFLPIPSVMPVPRLTSTSPVSRKTSSTHASTGKSSPELLNLCPTQFRNTSEIPDLEDTYCATLSVSTLPTNDNVEIDPLTVSDISNETRGLVYSSIDGRERLESPAINKTCSSPHHSASAHLPEQVMIHSPVGYTISPSPTNERTGSSTEPEDSPSFPVVTRIEYRDICSSPDHSEPVIIQPTPCYNISPSPTNERWVYSTEPHASTSSPCGHSDIQSSPDHSIPAHSPEPEIIHSPVGYTITPSPTNKIMIFSVEPNDLPSSPAITGTDYTATLTCSRDSTPALRSITSTPNSRENYLTPEPNSPAPSLELRSVTCSPQIKTISYSVLTQNTKSPGITYNVTPTEDLAQSPAVETNVCGNSSETSSYLFGNDTSVLPSSRNFLLTPESRSRPSSATSEHTKHTTLSSDLQPEPAITLEKAENLSLSIICDGVSHPFSNPIDHFDDDVDSKTLKSLSFVPDECKGSGPPVQTLQDSTSKTSYSGLSTVKIEKSQENVTENTTDLTSLCPLDVSLPKPVASVENKQCHVEVFDRNKGTEMLKNDSPSSDKRLSHVPVALRESPGVISKDNGGEFDRQPCREKEESGKKEGEGEETIGESSYRGEQVELSFSAKNRKGPAGHSPALSSRDPKSGIPARCYFESHPTTLQQQCQLRAQGSQQENKVGARKLQSAAQGKYSSEGFLPPEYTGETSSMGSEFDEADNEVMWFTDLAFRSLSSPQVDYLDVYNSSHRSSTNVSQPSTVDSPGAVAWMTYADLRGSALHENDGSSFLPHDSLYPNKRFEMGSFECVDVALESKEESSRGKRTVPKRQIQLLRRNTDESKHKGNNENIMNSPSTYRRSKDSLVRQHSTPAIVQEEVSKEVPNSPQNDMKKTLQKSVSLDDGSPKTQMASCIIKSVLSKKMQDVQKETPKSTDPSPSGDKNKHPDVSPSSFDGVLSTMEKHSLSSSQHSECTLSSEDFAVGEKRVSHHQPKKCAPKVPPKPFLRPAFFNNGEAQIAGIIAREETKPIVALPQVDDKIQNSKSDRKEGGGSNLEEKYNNDSANASISNTSPVVATPAISMQNRMTTRDIRKRQMTPENQEQLAGKSVFMSKTPEITLKPSSIKGKKTSSLKVSLSPDLEQSREISKSQAIEKAAEDISINSTKLIETEDDDDSNKKSVIHRVRDVRKLVKNTYNLSFKASNSTSTAEETVIQGEREKPPQTPPALYIECKAISWKDKQTSGSKAMHCHDEKLPVDISKISQPWVSAETKRDVDITEITSKGSSPKTESKEKTPYSHSTTTDALSESESINKRSYVHCDQSSKMPPRPPGKEREVSALVVLPDSTSNTKTVSPTILDSTQTKAASNSHSVSMLLKEKGMQADIGVCDVLTEGKSATAKHVNRLEVPLQACLSESISSEVQVNEENKSLPCNPTAFVNDSSRTSQPSESPKGTLTEEPSKEQEKKKTATTTITQIPTYLATCGKPEVRSFSSITKNNATPVSASKEIELPIQVRSISTDRLKPFVPPKPSYKQSFAEIKSAPSDPSKADTQPWSVIKQQTISSSESKKNETPSTVTHKDQRNETSSRDTKRLAVSAVSSCKPPSIPVTTTPSFVQKSTTKTLASLDQQQSSAFLQTTSTCQLQTPSFSQDQSILDSSFASNSPGPQALNHKPSVTRASSNNRFHTDDNLFYASDDPPSYDERESFSPLQLSDLPPHRSCRYHPTTKQCSCSCMPSSHSHQGHPNNSPQERVPAASRSPGQVLTCPGGPPQAQVRPHQCRPDGLPVSNTTIPHASALIQPLQHPQACPVSNSQSYGDDHPPVSGLHADRRPANHPSPQAAGPAPYHEYSHSANMSTLDPRPQLFNPQDLTPSFGHDYANEGPGGAGVLYPENASGLSCGQGPRRVLLDPETGKYFYIEVPMQPLRKMLFDPELGQYVEVLIPHQAMSHSGLYPPAAPPYSSLHSPGLYAPQYLPYAVPSYPAISGTAPQVRHPEPPPVPTTLHQTSLRYGSPASQMPKNEPKGHSSLDQSYLESMYYIPTGMNASPNATPSECYHKPSSMPPSGGRRA; this is encoded by the coding sequence ATGGAACGCTGGGTTCTAGAGGGCGACAGCTACTCGTTTCTTCGCAGCGCTCCACACACGTTCAACCTGCAGAGTCATGAAAGGCCAAATCGTGTGGAGATCTTTGATATCACTTCAATCCCTAGCCATCATAATGCCATATCTGAAACAACCTGCCTGTGTGACATTTTTGGGGATGAAGGCGAGTCTCCGTCACTTTCCAGCAGCCCATCCTCTGCCACATTTATCAGGAGGGAAGTGGATCAGTCTATTGTAGTAGATGATACCAATGACTCTTTGGGATCTTACCACACTGCCAATGGATCCGACTTAAGTGACAATGCTGAAGTCACTTACAACACACCTTCTCCAGAAAATACACCAGATTTTTCCACACCTGAGACCAGGGAATCATGTTCACCACCAACTAAATCACCCATCTTGTCTGATTCCAAAAATGGACTTAACCAACTACACTGCACACCATCTGCATCCAAAGTCAATAGTAATGACCTTTCACATACAGATAACTGGGAAGAATCCCAAGTGTCAGTAATCACTGCCCCAGTGAATGAAACGGCAATCACAAATGCATCTGAACCACAGTATGTGAATTCAACACCAGCTACCACCCTGATTAATCCGGCAAAGAAACCTTCTAATCCTACATCCTGCTCTTCAGAAGAGAAAGAACCTGCTGTTTTTGAGcaagaagaaattaataaaacacCTCAACATATAAGCACAAGCCCATTTTTAGATCAACAAACATTTGAGTCAGATTGTGAATCTTTGGCAGCATCTCCACTTAAACAAAAGGTTGTGATGTCTTCTGAGGACAAAGAGAGTATGGTCTATTGTAGTCCACAAGAGCAAAACATTCTCTTTGTGCAAGGAACAATGAAGAGTGGCTCTGTATCAGAACTATCAAACCCTTCTCCAACAGAATGCAGCCTTATGCAGGACATGTTTACTTCATCTTCTAACAAAGATATCAACTTCCTACCCATACCCAGTGTCATGCCAGTACCCAGATTAACCTCCACCTCCCCTGTAAGCAGGAAAACTTCCTCCACACATGCGTCCACAGGTAAATCTTCACCTGAGCTGCTGAATTTGTGTCCAACTCAGTTTAGGAACACATCGGAGATTCCAGACTTGGAGGACACTTAttgtgctactttatctgtatctACACTGCCTACCAATGATAATGTGGAAATTGATCCCCTAACTGTGTCTGACATTTCTAATGAAACAAGAGGACTGGTATATTCATCCATAGATGGAAGAGAAAGACTGGAATCACCTGCGATCAATAAAACCTGCTCTTCTCCTCATCACTCAGCATCTGCTCATTTGCCAGAACAAGTAATGATTCACTCCCCTGTGGGTTACACCATCAGCCCAtcacctacaaatgagagaacaggTTCTTCGACTGAACCTGAAGACTCACCATCCTTCCCTGTAGTCACAAGGATTGAATACAGGGATATTTGCTCTTCTCCTGATCACTCAGAACCAGTAATCATTCAACCAACTCCATGTTACAACATCAGTCCATCACCTACAAATGAGAGATGGGTTTATTCAACTGAACCTCATGCCTCAACATCTTCCCCTTGTGGTCACAGTGATATACAGTCCTCTCCTGATCACTCCATTCCAGCTCACTCACCAGAACCTGAAATAATTCACTCACCGGTGGGTTATACCATCACCCCATCACCTACAAATAAGATAATGATTTTTTCAGTGGAACCAAATGATCTGCCATCCTCTCCTGCCATCACAGGAACTGATTACACCGCAACACTGACATGCAGTAGAGATTCCACACCTGCGTTAAGGAGCATTACCTCCACTCCAAACAGCAGAGAAAATTACCTAACACCAGAACCCAATTCCCCAGCCCCTTCACTGGAATTGAGATCAGTTACCTGCTCACCTCAAATCAAAACAATATCATATAGTGTTCTGACACAAAATACAAAATCCCCAGGCATCACATATAATGTTACACCAACCGAAGATTTAGCCCAATCACCTGCAGTAGAAACAAATGTCTGTGGCAACTCTTCTGAAACTTCCAGCTATCTTTTTGGAAATGACACCTCTGTCTTACCTAGTTCAAGGAACTTTTTGCTAACACCAGAGAGCAGATCAAGGCCCTCATCAGCTACATCAGAGCATACCAAACACACAACACTATCCTCTGATCTCCAGCCTGAGCCTGCCATTACTCTTGAAAAGGCAGAAAATCTGAGTTTATCCATAATCTGTGATGGAGTTAGTCATCCTTTCTCTAACCCAATAGACCATTTTGATGACGATGTTGACTCAAAGACCCTAAAAAGCCTTTCATTTGTCCCAGATGAATGTAAAGGTAGTGGACCACCAGTTCAGACTCTGCAAGATTCAACCTCTAAAACCTCATATTCTGGATTGTCCACAGTAAAAATTGAGAAAAGTCAAGAAAATGTAACTGAAAACACAACTGATTTAACCTCCCTGTGTCCATTGGATGTATCTCTGCCAAAGCCAGTGGCATCTGTAGAGAATAAACAATGCCATGTTGAGGTTTTTGATAGGAACAAGGGAACAGAAATGTTGAAAAATGATTCCCCAAGCAGTGACAAGAGGCTTAGTCACGTGCCTGTAGCATTAAGAGAAAGCCCAGGGGTTATCAGTAAGGACAATGGTGGTGAATTTGACAGGCAACCATGCAGGGAAAAAGAGGAGAGTGGAAAGAAGGAGGGAGAGGGGGAGGAGACTATTGGAGAGAGTAGTTACAGAGGGGAACAGGTTGAACTGTCATTCAGTGCCAAGAATAGAAAAGGGCCTGCAGGCCACAGCCCAGCTCTCTCAAGTCGAGACCCAAAGTCGGGAATTCCAGCTCGCTGTTATTTTGAGTCTCACCCAACAACGTTGCAGCAACAGTGTCAGCTCAGAGCTCAGGGCTCACAACAAGAGAACAAGGTCGGCGCCAGGAAGCTCCAGTCAGCTGCCCAGGGTAAATACAGCAGTGAAGGCTTTCTTCCTCCTGAATATACTGGTGAGACCTCCAGCATGGGAAGTGAATTTGATGAAGCAGACAATGAAGTTATGTGGTTTACAGATCTGGCTTTCAGAAGCCTATCTAGTCCTCAGGTGGATTATTTGGATGTGTACAATTCAAGCCACAGGTCCTCTACAAATGTTTCACAGCCATCGACTGTAGACAGCCCTGGTGCTGTTGCATGGATGACCTATGCAGATTTACGTGGCTCAGCTTTACATGAAAATGACGGTTCGTCTTTTTTACCCCATGACAGCCTGTACCCAAACAAACGCTTTGAAATGGGGAGTTTTGAGTGTGTGGATGTTGCATTAGAGAGCAAGGAAGAGTCCAGTAGAGGAAAGAGGACAGTACCTAAAAGGCAGATCCAGCTGTTAAGGCGGAACACAGATGAATCAAAGCATAAAGGAAACAATGAAAATATTATGAATTCACCCTCCACATATAGACGCTCAAAAGACTCACTTGTTCGTCAACATAGCACACCAGCTATTGTGCAAGAGGAAGTTTCCAAGGAGGTGCCAAATTCACCTCAAAATGACATGAAAAAGACCTTGCAGAAGTCTGTATCTTTAGATGATGGCTCCCCTAAGACACAAATGGCATCTTGCATTATCAAGAGTGTATTGTCAAAGAAAATGCAAGATGTGCAAAAAGAGACACCAAAGAGCACAGACCCAAGTCCTTCTGGAGATAAAAATAAACATCCTGATGTCAGCCCCAGCTCTTTTGATGGCGTACTAAGTACCATGGAGAAACATAGTTTAAGCTCTAGCCAGCATTCTGAATGTACTCTTTCATCTGAAGATTTTGCTGTCGGAGAGAAGAGAGTTTCACATCATCAGCCGAAGAAGTGTGCTCCAAAAGTTCCTCCAAAGCCATTCTTAAGACCTGCATTCTTTAACAATGGGGAAGCTCAAATTGCTGGCATCATTGCAAGGGAAGAAACCAAGCCTATAGTGGCCCTTCCACAAGTTGATGACAAAATACAAAACAGCAAGAGTGATAGGAAAGAGGGAGGAGGTAGCAACCTTGAAGAGAAGTACAATAATGACTCAGCAAATGCCAGTATCAGTAACACAAGCCCTGTTGTTGCTACACCAGCAATTAGCATGCAGAACAGAATGACAACCAGAGACATAAGGAAGCGCCAGATGACACCGGAAAACCAGGAACAACTGGCTGGAAAGAGTGTATTTATGTCGAAAACCCCAGAGATAACTTTGAAACCTTCTTCTATCAAAGGAAAAAAGACATCTTCTCTGAAAGTGTCTTTGTCCCCTGATCTGGAACAGTCAAGAGAAATATCTAAATCTCAGGCAATAGAGAAAGCTGCAGAAGATATAAGCATCAATTCTACTAAACTCATAGAGACTGAAGACGACGATGACAGCAACAAAAAATCTGTTATACATAGAGTTAGGGATGTGAGGAAGTTAGTGAAAAACACATACAACCTGTCTTTCAAAGCATCAAATTCAACCTCTACTGCAGAAGAGACAGTGATTCAAGGGGAAAGAGAGAAGCCACCGCAAACTCCTCCAGCCTTATACATTGAATGTAAAGCCATCAGTTGGAAGGACAAACAAACATCAGGCAGCAAAGCAATGCACTGTCATGATGAAAAACTGCCTGTTGACATATCAAAAATATCACAACCATGGGTGAGCGCAGAGACAAAAAGAGATGTGGACATCACTGAAATAACATCCAAAGGCTCTTCACCAAAGACTGAGTCAAAAGAAAAAACACCATATTCTCACTCTACAACCACAGATGCATTATCTGAATCCGAAAGTATCAATAAAAGATCTTACGTTCACTGTGATCAGAGTTCTAAGATGCCCCCTAGACCCCCAGGTAAGGAGCGAGAAGTTTCTGCATTGGTGGTTCTACCGGATAGCACATCCAATACAAAGACCGTTTCCCCTACAATTCTTGACTCTACTCAGACGAAAGCTGCAAGCAACAGCCACTCTGTATCCATGCTACTGAAAGAAAAAGGGATGCAGGCTGACATTGGAGTGTGTGATGTTCTCACTGAAGGTAAAAGTGCTACAGCTAAACATGTCAACAGGCTTGAGGTACCTTTACAGGCGTGTTTATCAGAAAGCATTTCAAGTGAAGTACAAGTAAACGAAGAAAATAAATCATTGCCTTGCAATCCAACAGCTTTTGTCAACGATTCGTCGAGAACATCTCAACCAAGTGAGAGTCCCAAGGGAACACTGACAGAAGAACCTTCAAaggaacaagaaaaaaagaaaactgccaCTACGACTATAACACAAATTCCAACTTATTTAGCAACATGTGGCAAGCCAGAGGTGAGGTCTTTTTCAAGCATTACAAAAAACAATGCCACGCCAGTGAGTGCATCAAAAGAGATTGAGTTACCCATACAAGTGAGATCAATATCCACTGATAGACTAAAGCCATTTGTACCACCAAAACCCAGCTATAAACAATCATTTGCAGAAATTAAGTCTGCGCCAAGTGACCCATCAAAAGCAGATACTCAACCATGGTCTGTTATTAAACAGCAAACAATATCAAGTAGTGAATCAAAGAAAAATGAAACACCATCAACAGTAACACACAAGGATCAACGAAACGAAACTTCATCAAGAGATACAAAAAGACTGGCTGTATCAGCTGTATCAAGCTGCAAGCCACCATCCATCCCAGTCACTACAACTCCAAGTTTTGTGCAAAAATCCACCACAAAGACACTGGCCAGTCTGGATCAACAGCAATCTTCTGCTTTCTTGCAAACAACCAGCACTTGCCAGCTGCAGACCCCATCATTCAGTCAAGACCAGTCGATACTAGATAGTTCCTTTGCTTCTAACTCACCAGGACCACAAGCGCTTAACCACAAACCATCTGTGACAAGAGCATCATCAAATAATCGTTTTCACACAGATGACAATCTTTTCTACGCTTCAGATGATCCTCCCAGCTATGATGAGCGAGAGAGTTTCAGCCCGCTACAGCTCTCAGACTTACCCCCACATAGGTCATGCAGGTATCATCCAACAACTAAGCAATGTTCTTGCTCCTGCATGCCAAGTTCTCATTCGCATCAAGGACATCCCAACAACAGTCCACAGGAACGGGTACCAGCAGCCTCTCGGTCTCCAGGCCAAGTCCTTACCTGTCCCGGTGGTCCTCCGCAAGCTCAAGTTCGTCCTCATCAGTGCAGACCAGATGGTCTACCAGTCTCCAATACCACAATACCTCATGCCTCAGCTTTGATTCAGCCTCTTCAGCATCCACAAGCTTGCCCTGTTTCAAACTCACAATCCTATGGTGATGACCATCCTCCAGTTTCTGGGCTGCATGCAGATAGACGGCCAGCCAATCACCCTTCACCTCAGGCAGCAGGTCCTGCTCCCTATCATGAGTATTCTCATTCAGCTAACATGTCTACTCTGGATCCCCGGCCGCAGTTGTTTAATCCTCAAGATTTGACACCATCTTTTGGCCACGATTACGCAAATGAAGGTCCAGGTGGAGCTGGTGTATTGTATCCAGAGAATGCAAGTGGGCTCAGCTGTGGCCAAGGTCCTCGTCGTGTTCTTCTTGATCCAGAGACTGGCAAATACTTCTACATTGAGGTACCAATGCAACCACTcagaaaaatgttgtttgatcCTGAATTGGGCCAGTATGTAGAAGTTCTCATACCACATCAGGCAATGTCCCATTCAGGGCTATATCCACCAGCTGCACCGCCCTACTCCTCTCTGCACAGTCCTGGGTTGTATGCACCACAGTACCTGCCTTATGCAGTGCCATCTTATCCAGCAATCTCAGGTACTGCCCCGCAAGTTCGCCATCCGGAGCCACCTCCTGTGCCCACCACACTTCACCAGACTTCCTTAAGGTATGGAAGCCCTGCAAGCCAGATGCCAAAAAATGAACCGAAAGGCCATTCATCACTGGATCAAAGCTATCTAGAAAGCATGTATTACATCCCCACTGGGATGAATGCAAGCCCAAATGCAACCCCTTCAGAATGCTACCACAAGCCATCAAGCATGCCTCCTTCAGGGGGACGAAGAGCGTGA